A genomic stretch from Numida meleagris isolate 19003 breed g44 Domestic line chromosome 2, NumMel1.0, whole genome shotgun sequence includes:
- the IRX1 gene encoding iroquois-class homeodomain protein IRX-1 has protein sequence AAASGRPAGAELGSGSAAVTSVLGMYAGPYSAPNYSAFLPYTADLGLFSQMGSQYELKDNPGVHPATFAAHTAPGYYPYGQFQYGDPGRPKNATRESTSTLKAWLNEHRKNPYPTKGEKIMLAIITKMTLTQVSTWFANARRRLKKENKVTWGSRSKDQEDANLFGSDNEGDPEKTEDDEEIDLESIDIDKIDENDGEQSNEEEEEKPELLGQSSEEEHLEKEKDLVLSGSEGLKPKDALAMVKEASDNSTRIISPGGQSNLQVPSHSKPKIWSLAETATSPDGALKSSPPPPPPAQVTHTSPQIQHPAFLPSHGLYTCQIGKFHNWTNGAFLTQSSLLNVRSFLGVNHHHATHHNHHLQAQQQPSVLTTTLGALSSEKPSERTSPKHIENVPRTESPPQPLKSPFQPVRDNSLPQQEGTPRILTALPSA, from the exons GCCGCCGCCTCGGGCCGGCCCGCGGGCGCCGAGCTGGGCAGCGGCTCGGCCGCTGTCACCTCGGTGCTGGGCATGTACGCGGGGCCCTACAGCGCCCCCAACTACAGCGCCTTCCTGCCCTACACCGCCGACCTCGGCCTCTTCTCGCAGATG GGCTCCCAGTACGAGCTGAAAGATAATCCGGGCGTCCACCCTGCTACCTTCGCAGCCCACACCGCCCCTGGCTATTATCCCTACGGTCAGTTCCAGTACGGGGACCCGGGGCGACCCAAAAATGCCACCCGGGAGAGCACCAGCACCCTCAAGGCCTGGCTCAATGAACACCGCAAGAACCCCTACCCCACCAAGGGCGAGAAGATCATGCTGGCCATCATCACCAAGATGACCCTCACCCAGGTCTCCACCTGGTTCGCCAACGCCCGCCGCCGCCTCAAGAAGGAGAACAAGGTGACCTGGGGCTCCAGGAGTAAGGACCAAGAAGATGCCAACCTTTTTGGCAGCGACAACGAGGGGGACCCGGAGAAGACGGAAGACGATGAAGAGATCGACCTGGAGAGCATAGACATAGATAAAATTGATGAGAACGATGGGGAACAGAGcaatgaggaagaggaggagaagccCGAGCTCCTGGGACAAAGCAGTGAAGAGGAGCacctggaaaaagagaaggatttggtGCTGTCGGGATCTGAAGGGCTGAAACCCAAAGATGCTCTGGCCATGGTGAAGGAGGCCTCTGACAACAGCACGCGAATCATCAGCCCCGGGGGACAGAGCAATTTACAGGTGCCATCTCACAGCAAGCCCAAGATCTGGTCTTTGGCAGAGACAGCGACCAGCCCTGATGGTGCCCTGAAATCCTCccccccgccgcctccccctGCCCAGGTCACCCACACCTCGCCACAGATCCAGCATCCCGCCTTTCTCCCCAGCCATGGACTCTACACATGCCAGATTGGCAAGTTTCACAACTGGACAAATGGGGCTTTCCTCACACAGAGTTCCCTGCTAAACGTGAGGTCGTTTTTGGGAGTAAATCACCACCACGCCACTCACCACAACCACCACCTccaggcccagcagcagccttctGTTTTAACAACCACCCTGGGAGCCCTAAGCAGTGAAAAGCCTTCAGAGAGGACCAGTCCCAAACACATAG aaaATGTCCCAAGAACCGAATCCCCACCTCAGCCACTCAAATCACCCTTCCAGCCTGTCCGTGACAa CTCTTTGCCTCAGCAAGAGGGAACACCGAGAATTTTAACAGCTCTCCCTTCCGCTTGA